The DNA window taaataaataaacatttatcCATGAACTTTATatgttaataaatttgttaaaacttaaatattaaagatcAAATAGAATATATTTCTTGTTTGAAGCCCATTTATTTGTTCgaaacaagagagaaaagtgATTTTCCCATCCCCCGCCCCGGTATAGCGCTTCGCTTTCGGAGATTATCTAATGAGTATAGGTAAAATGATTTATTGATATTGGATTTGATCAATGCAATGAATTGTTTCATCATAAGACCGATCCGGAGGTTGTCAAGCACATCCGACAAATATCAAGGGGGGTCTCATTGTTGCATAACTCAGGTCGAAGCAACACGCCATCGGACGTTAACAGGAAGTTTCACGATTGGGCACGGGAGAGGTTAGTGTTTTGAATCAAATTCTCGTAACCCTTATCCCGAAGATTTATGATCATGGCTAAGATTTTATCATATCGAGTGAAAACAGTTCTTGGTGACATCATTTCTTCGATTCAGTCTACTTTCGATCTTGGTCGTTTGATCATAAATAATACCCGAACAAATGTTCAAATAAGTTtgaactaatttaaatttacaaagCTAAGTGTTAAGGACTAACCTAACACATCTTTAAAAAATCGATTCATCAGTCACTGAATGTTGTCAAACAATCTCAATATTCGagtaaaaacaataatttaaatataaaatataaataggtAGATAATGTTGGTGTCCATTTTAGCTccacttttaataataaaatgcaAAATAGTACAAACTGATAAACTTTTGTATAAggtaaatttacaattttggaCTGCAAATGAAAAGTCATAGCAAAAAGTACCTAAGTATGCATCAATGACATCCCTATTGAAGAACATGTTTGAGTCAACCTTGCAATCCTTTGCTTTAAATCCTTCCGCCCTCTGCTACCTTTCTGTCCTATTCCTACAAACTCTGCCTTGACAATGTGGTGGTCGGAAGTACCTTTCGACGAAATGACCGAGTATGAACCCGGGACGAATCTAAACGTTGAATCCTGTGACGCTAAGATATAGTCCACTCTCGTGCCATATTTGCAGGTTCCCTGCACATCTGTGTTGCAAAACATATGAAATGAGCAAAGATTTTCAGTATATTTCGAAGGAAAATGGTTCATGAGTTTAAGCAATGTCTCATACTTTGCCCTTTGGCCATGATCACCACTGGCACACAGTCTCCTGCATAGTCTTTTGAATCTATGTACCCTTTTCCCTTCAAAAACTTCATCACTTCCACCTTTGGAGTCGGCTTCCCGACCTTCTCGTAGTACTGCAGTCGAAAAAAGTCGAATTTATCAACTTCTCATGATCCACATAGAGGTTTCTTTCACACACATCAATATATTTGGTTTAACTGTTTGGAGAATAGATTTGTTCAAGCATGGAGATTACCTCGACGATGTCGGTCCATCGTTCGGGTGAGTAATCCGATCTCTCCAAAGAATTGAGTCCACCCACCAAGATGTGTGGAGAATCAACTGATTTTGCTATGGCATTAATCTGCCTCATCCTCCAATTCTCATCTAGATGGTCAAGTTGAGTGCAGTAGATGTTAACTTCTCCTGTCCCGGGCACGTCGATGGCGACCTTTAGCAAGTTTCTGTGATCCAAATAGAACTCAATCCATCAGTTAATCATGGCTACCTTTCCCCATAAggtgaaaacaaaaaagtgatTATAGAAAAGACGATgattttgttaggaatcacgactctccacaattatatgatattgtccaatttgagcataagttttcatggctttgctttgggcttacccaaaaggcctcatacatagatagtattccttacttataaacctatgatcttccccttaattagccaacgtgggactcctctcccaacaattctcaacagaGTTTCGATTCACGTTCACGTTCTTGTAGTGAGTGATGGgagaagagaaataaaaacctgaaatcatcatcatcagcaATCTTCTGAACATTCCATCTTTTTATAGGCCATTTGGACAAAACAGCATTTCCATACTCAGGAGCCCAGCTCTCAGCAAATACATAATGCATCCCTAATGCAGCTGCTAAATCAGATAAAGGCTTCATGCCTTTTGATTCCTCAGCCTTCACATCTTGTAAAGCCAATATATCAGCACCTGCCTCTTTAAGAACCTCTAGGATGGTTCTACCACTTGCCAAGTGATCTTCACAGTGCCAATTAGATATGGAGAAAGGAAAGCACACAGGAGACCTTACTGGGACTTGGCTTTTGAAGTACCTTTCGTCGGTCGTTTTCGATAAGCCCGGCAACTTGTTGTTTGCTAATGAAATCTCATTGTCAGGAAGATTAATGGAAACTTTAGGCTTGCTTAATGCAGTATGCAATGGAGATTGCTTTAGTATACTCTTTGGGCAATGACTCACAGGGCTTCTACCGAACCCGAATGACGTTGGTTTCTCTGCAATGGGAACAGCAGGAGCAAGAGAGAACATGGCAACATTGAATGTAGCAACTCGAAATGGCCTTTCAATGACAGAACCAGGCACCTGGCTCTTTGTATAGACTCtggctttatttttattgccTTTTTGTCGACCTTTTACATTCATCTTCCCAAATCTTTTGATGATAACTCTGCGCTTCGGGTGCTTCCATATCAGCCACCATAACCTTGAGTAGAGGCGCCGGAGTTTACTCCTCAGCATCCTCAACATTGCAGCTAAAGGAAGGACCTCTCAATTCTTTCTATGGCAATAACGACTTCAAAACTTCATTAAATAATCTGGGGATTGGCTAAGTTTCCCCTTTGATCTTTGAGACAACAGCAAGTCATGTGGGAATCAATGGAGATGCCACCAACAGCCCAACTAAAAAGTAGGAGCAACAGTgtagtgagagagagaaacataACATAAAGACAAGGAACATCTACTCCATTACTTGAGAAGAAGGTTGACAATGGTGAAGTATTGTTGAGCTCCATTTTCCAAATAAACCAAAAGGGAACCCAACTACTTCCACTGAACTTAGAAAAAACTTCCAATTGGACTTGACTCTTGAGTATGACAAAGCTCACTGTTTCTGAAAGGATAAGTATGATGTGAGAGAGTACTTTTTTCATACCTTATCAGTTTGAGTCTAGCTGTGGTGAAGTTTTCCTTGGCAGGTGCAACAGAAACTTTGAAATGTTTCATCACTTCTGAGTTGAATTTAATCTCTCCTTTCACCATCTTTATAGGTTGCTTTGATTTCTGGCGACAATGAGCATAGTTGATCAAATCTTGAACTTTCCCCATGTAGTTGTCCTGGGTCCCCCTCACGtaatgaaagtaaaaaataaaaatgaacacaaaagaaaaaggaagggaTAGACGTATCTGGGTTGGAAGGGGGTCGGTGGTCAGAAGAGATAGAAGTAAACAAACACTGCGAAAAAGATATTTCGATGTTCCTAGCATATCATGTTACATGtacatggtttttttttttttggacaaaaAGACAGCACTATCAACCCTACATTTCCTCAATCAACCATATCCCATGTGGgcatgtgtttttttttttttttttgcaattcaACCATTAAGCTGATTAACTAATATAATTCCACAAACTTTCTAGGAAAATTCAATGAATAATTGAATTGGGAATCAAACAAACGAGTAAAAATAATTCGATCAGATAACGCCATTCCTTACGTACTTTTAAGATAGATACGATAAATTATACTTTTGGTCTATCAAGTTTGAGATTATGTCAAATTAGTCCCTAAGTTCCAAAATTGAACAATCAAAATTCAGCATTTTCCCAAGGTTGAAGACTTGATTATTCAATTTCGGAACGTCAGACCAAGAGTTTAATTTACTCTTTAAGATGTATATGTATTTCAAACTACATTCCTTTCATTGAATGCTTAATTTTACAGAGCTCGCTCACGGTTTTGCATGgtcaaaaaccaaaagtatGAATGAGCAATATCAAGAGAGGCTGGTAATTCTTTAGGTGATATACATTAGGCATGTAAGCTAAAGAAACTCAAAAGGGGAGGTAAAATTGCAACAGGTCTGAATGAATTACCACCAAAATGTAGGACAATGGAAGCAGCTACAGCTACATTCAAAGCAGTGCCAACACCCTAGTGTGGGAAGTAAATGAAGAAGTCACAGATTGCACGCTCTTCAGCAGAAAGCCTACCAGAAGGAGGAGAGTTCCGTAATTACTGATATCGAGAAAACAAGGACGTTAGGAACATTCACTAATGTTAGCCCTTGCAGCCCTGGTCCCTAAAACAACATGCTAACCATCAAAAGGGTCACTCAATGCTGAAAATAGtgtaacaaaattatttcctAATGATTCTGATCCAATTTGGTCCAGATGACAGATGACCATGCAACTAACCGACTCTTAATGCCTAGAACATCATACAGGGACGGACCCTACAATAAAGCAAGAGACCTATAATACCATACTAAGTCCTAATCTCATCACATCAAAGGTGGTAAAATAATGCACTATAGCAAATATTATTGGCAGAGAAACATCAAGTAGTTATCATATTTTTACTATGCTATCAGAGCTCATTCATTTCATTATGCTCATGGCCAGCCCCACTAATCTCAAGGATGGTTTGCCCACCACAAGATCGACCCGAAGAGACAAAAAGTCCTTATAAGTCATATCTATCAATGGAACTAGAAAGGAACTTGTGAACCGACTCCAACATATAGAAAATAACCCTATCAATTCAATAAGCTACAGCGTAAAATTCCCTGGCAATGGATTAAGTACAGATCAAACAACAAAGACATTACATTAACCAATTCCTACTTCTAATCAATGATTAAGAATTGCAATTAAAAAGACAATTCCAGCACAAGCATGTAGGGATCACCATCAATGAAAGGCCAATAAGATGTAAACGAACAACCAACCAACCTCGTTGCCAAGAAGAACAGCGATTTTTGACAGCCACAGGCGTTGTCAATGATCTCCACGCCACATATATCTCAATCCTCCTCCTACAGAACAGAAGAAGgcaattcaaatttcaaaactaacCTAACCGATTGTCAAATTGAGACTAGTTAAGGGAAGAAACAAAGAGGGCATAACCTTGAGAAAACTTTGGGCATCGAGAAGGGAGTGAAAATGGCGGAACCGGCGGTGAGAAGTGGAATCATGGTTACCAAAGGCGTTAAAATCCCAACAGCCGACGAGGATGAGCTCCGATGCACCGAAGGCGATGGCACTTCAGGCCAAGGTACCAACGTTG is part of the Cucurbita pepo subsp. pepo cultivar mu-cu-16 chromosome LG03, ASM280686v2, whole genome shotgun sequence genome and encodes:
- the LOC111791386 gene encoding uncharacterized protein LOC111791386, which translates into the protein MLRMLRSKLRRLYSRLWWLIWKHPKRRVIIKRFGKMNVKGRQKGNKNKARVYTKSQVPGSVIERPFRVATFNVAMFSLAPAVPIAEKPTSFGFGRSPVSHCPKSILKQSPLHTALSKPKVSINLPDNEISLANNKLPGLSKTTDERYFKSQVPVRSPVCFPFSISNWHCEDHLASGRTILEVLKEAGADILALQDVKAEESKGMKPLSDLAAALGMHYVFAESWAPEYGNAVLSKWPIKRWNVQKIADDDDFRNLLKVAIDVPGTGEVNIYCTQLDHLDENWRMRQINAIAKSVDSPHILVGGLNSLERSDYSPERWTDIVEYYEKVGKPTPKVEVMKFLKGKGYIDSKDYAGDCVPVVIMAKGQNVQGTCKYGTRVDYILASQDSTFRFVPGSYSVISSKGTSDHHIVKAEFVGIGQKGSRGRKDLKQRIARLTQTCSSIGMSLMHT